In Neorhizobium galegae, the following proteins share a genomic window:
- the pth gene encoding aminoacyl-tRNA hydrolase: MLIIAGLGNPGSQYAGNRHNIGFMAVDAIQRRPGFSPWSKKFKALISEGELAGEKVLLIKPQTFMNLSGEAVGEAMRFYKLGPENLIAIYDELDLPAARARIKTGGGHGGHNGVKSLDAHCGREYRRLRLGIGHPGSKELVHNHVLGDFAKVDQTWLAPLLDALADNAEMLVKAEDSQLMNKLALAVGGKPDEEKPSKDGPKPEKKPVAKPTGQSHIHQARSGGKPNLPTSGPMAEMLKKMFGGKGE; encoded by the coding sequence ATGCTCATCATCGCCGGCCTCGGCAATCCCGGTTCCCAATATGCGGGCAACCGCCACAATATCGGCTTCATGGCGGTGGACGCGATCCAGCGCCGTCCCGGCTTTTCGCCCTGGTCGAAGAAGTTCAAGGCGCTCATCTCGGAAGGCGAGCTCGCCGGCGAAAAGGTGCTGCTGATCAAGCCGCAGACCTTCATGAACCTCTCGGGCGAAGCGGTCGGCGAGGCCATGCGCTTCTACAAGCTCGGGCCGGAAAACCTCATCGCCATCTACGACGAACTCGATCTGCCTGCGGCCAGGGCCCGCATCAAGACCGGCGGCGGCCATGGCGGCCATAACGGCGTCAAGTCGCTCGACGCCCATTGCGGTCGCGAATACCGCAGGCTTCGCCTCGGCATCGGCCATCCGGGATCGAAGGAGCTCGTTCACAACCATGTGCTGGGCGATTTCGCCAAGGTCGACCAGACCTGGCTCGCCCCTCTTCTCGACGCGCTCGCCGACAATGCCGAAATGCTGGTGAAGGCGGAAGATTCGCAGCTGATGAACAAGCTGGCGCTCGCCGTCGGCGGCAAGCCGGACGAGGAAAAGCCCTCAAAGGATGGGCCGAAGCCTGAAAAGAAGCCCGTCGCCAAACCGACCGGGCAATCGCATATCCATCAGGCCCGCAGCGGCGGCAAGCCGAACCTTCCGACGTCAGGCCCGATGGCCGAAATGCTCAAGAAGATGTTCGGCGGCAAGGGCGAATAG
- a CDS encoding GNAT family N-acetyltransferase yields MPSADFVIRPARDGDLADLIELYHHLNHDPDPEPSLARERFAAILAQPGMTVLIGFADGRAAATVTLIVLPNLTRKGAPYALIENVVTHAEHRKRGYAGALIRRAIDQAWNDGCYKVMLLTGSTDPATLRFYEGCGFLQNKTGFQIRRT; encoded by the coding sequence ATGCCCTCTGCCGACTTCGTCATTCGCCCGGCCCGCGATGGCGACCTTGCCGACCTGATCGAACTCTATCACCACCTGAACCACGATCCGGACCCGGAGCCGTCGCTGGCCCGGGAGCGTTTCGCCGCAATTCTCGCCCAGCCCGGCATGACCGTGTTGATCGGCTTCGCAGACGGGCGAGCTGCGGCCACGGTGACGCTGATCGTCCTACCGAACCTCACCCGCAAGGGCGCGCCCTATGCGCTGATCGAAAACGTCGTCACCCATGCGGAACACCGCAAGCGCGGTTATGCCGGCGCCCTCATCCGCAGGGCCATCGACCAGGCCTGGAATGACGGCTGCTACAAGGTCATGCTCCTGACCGGCTCGACGGACCCGGCAACGCTGCGCTTCTACGAAGGCTGCGGTTTTCTTCAAAACAAGACCGGCTTCCAGATCCGCCGCACCTAG
- the prmB gene encoding 50S ribosomal protein L3 N(5)-glutamine methyltransferase, with amino-acid sequence MNQAPNMDDITGELVTLRDYWRYAISRFSAANLSYGHGTTTASDDAAFLVLDSLDLPIDALDPFLDARLLPAERRLLAQRIDARVTTRKPTSYLTGHAYIQGVRFLVDERVIVPRSHIGEILFSEYLGENGSTFLPDPLSVESAVDICTGSGCLAILAAKFFPNAAVDAVDLSPDALEVAKLNVTEHAVEDQLTLFNGDLFAPIGSKKYDLIITNPPYVDHQAMEGFPEEFRSEPAMAFDGGVDGLDLVRRLLAEAPAHLNPEGGMICEIGSGREILEEEFPDLDFLWLETAESQDAVFWISAEALGVKAGKKRK; translated from the coding sequence ATGAACCAAGCCCCGAACATGGATGACATCACCGGCGAACTCGTCACCCTTCGCGACTACTGGCGTTATGCCATCTCCCGGTTCAGCGCCGCAAACCTCAGCTACGGCCACGGCACGACGACGGCAAGCGACGACGCCGCCTTCCTGGTCCTCGACTCACTCGACCTGCCGATCGACGCGCTCGATCCGTTTCTCGACGCACGCCTGCTGCCGGCCGAACGGCGGCTGCTGGCCCAGCGGATCGACGCCCGCGTGACGACCCGCAAACCCACATCCTACCTGACTGGCCACGCCTATATCCAAGGCGTCCGCTTCCTGGTCGATGAACGGGTCATCGTGCCCCGCTCCCATATCGGCGAAATCCTGTTCAGTGAATATCTGGGTGAAAACGGCTCCACCTTCCTGCCCGATCCGCTAAGCGTCGAAAGCGCCGTCGACATCTGCACCGGCTCCGGCTGCCTTGCCATCCTCGCCGCGAAATTCTTCCCGAATGCGGCAGTTGATGCGGTGGACCTCTCCCCCGATGCGCTCGAAGTGGCCAAGCTCAACGTTACGGAACATGCCGTCGAAGATCAGCTCACGCTTTTCAACGGCGACCTCTTCGCGCCGATCGGAAGCAAAAAATACGACCTGATCATCACCAATCCGCCCTATGTCGACCACCAGGCGATGGAAGGTTTTCCGGAGGAATTCCGCTCTGAACCGGCCATGGCCTTCGACGGCGGCGTCGACGGTCTCGACCTCGTCCGCCGGCTGCTGGCGGAAGCGCCGGCGCATCTCAATCCCGAGGGCGGGATGATCTGCGAAATCGGCTCGGGCCGCGAAATCCTCGAAGAGGAATTCCCCGACCTCGACTTCCTGTGGCTGGAGACGGCAGAATCGCAGGATGCGGTGTTCTGGATCAGCGCCGAAGCGCTCGGCGTGAAGGCCGGGAAAAAGAGGAAATAA
- the clpS gene encoding ATP-dependent Clp protease adapter ClpS produces the protein MAEDTTVKPKTKTKTKLERPKLYKVLLVNDDYTPREFVTMVLKAVFRMSEETGYRVMLTAHRMGLAVVVVCTKDIAETKAKEAVDLAKEAGFPLMFITEPEE, from the coding sequence ATGGCCGAAGACACCACCGTAAAACCGAAGACGAAAACCAAGACCAAGCTGGAGCGGCCGAAGCTCTACAAGGTCCTGCTGGTCAACGACGACTATACGCCGCGCGAATTCGTGACCATGGTGCTGAAGGCCGTGTTCCGGATGAGCGAGGAAACGGGTTACCGCGTGATGCTGACCGCGCACCGGATGGGGCTGGCGGTCGTCGTCGTCTGTACCAAGGACATCGCCGAGACCAAGGCTAAGGAAGCGGTCGACCTTGCCAAGGAGGCAGGCTTCCCGCTGATGTTCATCACCGAGCCCGAGGAATAG
- a CDS encoding type II toxin-antitoxin system VapC family toxin, with protein sequence MIVDTNVLVRAWADDQERQSLEARSQFATAEKVFVSNVALCEFVWVARQVYRRKCMEIAQAIRLLIADEHIVIDREAVEAGLAFLDAGGDFADGVIEFEGRRLGGDTFVSFDKRAVALIQAKGRKGILLDAD encoded by the coding sequence ATGATCGTTGATACGAACGTGCTCGTTCGGGCATGGGCTGACGATCAGGAGCGGCAATCCCTGGAGGCGCGCTCGCAGTTTGCGACAGCCGAAAAGGTTTTCGTTTCGAATGTCGCACTCTGCGAATTCGTCTGGGTCGCCCGGCAAGTCTATCGGCGGAAGTGCATGGAGATCGCACAAGCCATCCGCCTGCTGATTGCGGACGAACATATCGTCATCGATCGCGAGGCAGTCGAGGCAGGCCTCGCCTTTCTCGATGCCGGCGGGGATTTCGCTGATGGCGTGATTGAGTTCGAAGGCCGGAGACTGGGTGGCGATACGTTTGTGAGTTTCGACAAGCGTGCGGTAGCGCTCATCCAGGCAAAGGGTCGCAAGGGCATATTGCTTGACGCCGATTGA
- a CDS encoding AbrB/MazE/SpoVT family DNA-binding domain-containing protein, with protein sequence MTVFTVTKEGEVTLTSDVLKGLGIHPGDRVAVVERPGGRLELSPVKEAVATAGQETGGLEKFFGSLKNEHNIHATLEEIQEAIEAGWAGEVRFDDDR encoded by the coding sequence ATGACCGTTTTCACCGTGACGAAAGAGGGCGAGGTAACGCTGACGAGCGATGTGCTGAAAGGTCTCGGCATTCATCCGGGCGACCGGGTCGCCGTCGTCGAGCGACCGGGCGGACGGCTCGAATTGTCGCCGGTGAAGGAAGCCGTTGCGACGGCGGGTCAGGAGACCGGCGGTTTGGAGAAGTTCTTCGGCAGTTTGAAGAACGAACACAACATTCACGCCACGCTGGAAGAAATCCAGGAAGCCATCGAGGCCGGTTGGGCCGGGGAAGTACGGTTCGACGATGATCGTTGA
- the ychF gene encoding redox-regulated ATPase YchF — protein sequence MGFKCGIVGLPNVGKSTLFNALTKTAAAQAANYPFCTIEPNTGEVAVPDPRMQKLAAIAGSKEIIPTRISFVDIAGLVRGASKGEGLGNKFLANIREVDAVVHVLRCFEDDDITHVEGRINPVGDADTIETELMLADLESLERRVEQTRKRAASKDKDSVAQLPVMDAVIKLLNDGKPARLLLKTLAPEEIEILKGLNLLTSHPVLYVCNVAEADASTGNEHTEAVAVMAKEQGAECVIISAAIESEVAQLPEEEAKEFLSALGLEEAGLDRLIRAGYHLLDLITYFTVGPKETRAWTIVRGTKAPAAAGVIHTDFERGFIRAFTIAFDDYINFKGEVGAKEAGKGRDEGKEYVVQDGDVIHFRFNT from the coding sequence ATGGGTTTCAAATGCGGTATCGTGGGCCTGCCGAATGTCGGCAAGTCCACTCTCTTCAATGCGCTCACCAAGACGGCTGCCGCCCAGGCGGCCAACTATCCCTTCTGCACGATCGAGCCGAACACCGGCGAAGTGGCGGTTCCCGATCCGCGCATGCAGAAGCTGGCGGCAATCGCCGGCTCCAAGGAAATCATCCCGACCCGCATCTCCTTCGTCGATATCGCCGGCCTTGTGCGCGGCGCGTCGAAGGGTGAAGGCCTGGGCAACAAGTTCCTCGCCAATATCCGCGAAGTGGATGCGGTCGTGCATGTGCTGCGCTGCTTCGAGGACGACGACATCACCCATGTCGAGGGGCGCATCAACCCGGTCGGCGATGCCGACACGATCGAGACCGAGCTGATGCTCGCCGACCTCGAAAGCCTGGAGCGCCGCGTCGAACAGACCCGCAAGCGCGCCGCCAGCAAGGACAAGGATTCCGTTGCTCAGTTGCCGGTCATGGATGCGGTTATCAAGCTCCTGAACGACGGCAAGCCGGCGCGCCTGCTTTTGAAGACGCTGGCGCCCGAAGAGATCGAGATCCTGAAGGGCCTCAACCTTCTGACTTCACACCCGGTCCTCTATGTCTGCAACGTAGCGGAAGCCGATGCCTCGACCGGCAACGAGCACACTGAGGCCGTCGCCGTCATGGCCAAGGAGCAGGGCGCCGAATGCGTGATCATCTCGGCCGCGATCGAATCGGAGGTGGCTCAGCTTCCCGAAGAGGAAGCGAAGGAATTCCTGTCGGCCCTCGGGCTTGAGGAAGCCGGCCTAGACCGGCTGATCCGCGCCGGGTACCACCTGCTCGACCTGATCACCTATTTCACCGTCGGCCCGAAGGAAACCCGCGCCTGGACGATCGTGCGCGGCACCAAGGCCCCTGCCGCCGCAGGCGTCATCCATACCGACTTCGAACGCGGCTTCATCCGCGCCTTCACCATCGCCTTTGACGACTACATCAACTTCAAGGGTGAAGTCGGCGCCAAGGAAGCCGGCAAGGGCCGCGACGAAGGCAAGGAATATGTCGTCCAGGACGGCGACGTGATCCACTTCCGCTTCAACACCTGA
- a CDS encoding MaoC family dehydratase, with the protein MTEAAYYFEDFSVGRVFPLASKLVTADEMVEFAAEFDPQPMHLDEAAGRASILGGLSASGWHTASMFMRMMFDGWLSSSSSEGSPGIEFMEWKRPVLAGDTLSGRSTVLESRSLRSRPGIGIVKFLHEVENQRGEIVMRGENPIMMRLRDAREDAA; encoded by the coding sequence ATGACGGAAGCCGCATATTATTTCGAGGACTTTTCGGTGGGGCGGGTTTTCCCGCTCGCATCCAAGCTGGTGACGGCAGACGAGATGGTCGAATTCGCCGCCGAGTTCGATCCGCAGCCAATGCATCTCGACGAGGCGGCCGGCAGGGCAAGCATCCTCGGCGGCCTGTCGGCCTCGGGCTGGCATACGGCGAGCATGTTCATGCGCATGATGTTCGACGGCTGGCTGTCCAGTTCCTCGTCGGAGGGATCGCCGGGCATCGAGTTCATGGAATGGAAAAGGCCGGTTCTGGCCGGCGACACGCTGTCCGGCCGCTCGACCGTGCTCGAATCCCGCTCGCTTCGCTCACGCCCGGGCATCGGCATCGTCAAGTTCCTGCACGAAGTGGAGAACCAGCGCGGCGAGATCGTCATGCGCGGCGAGAACCCGATCATGATGCGGCTGCGGGACGCCCGGGAGGACGCTGCATGA
- a CDS encoding MaoC family dehydratase, with translation MRLIELSPPGQKIITGTLLFTAEDIVRYAKKFDPQPFHVDAEAAKNYVFGALCASGWHTCAGWMKTYIAYWKTEVARLESEGITAPKLGPSAGFRKLQWLKPVYAGDSVTYSVALTESRSLASRPGTWINMTVCDGVNQHGEVVMRYEGTVLEFA, from the coding sequence ATGAGGCTGATCGAGCTTTCTCCACCCGGCCAGAAAATCATCACCGGTACGCTTCTCTTCACCGCCGAGGACATCGTCCGCTACGCGAAGAAATTCGATCCGCAGCCCTTCCACGTGGATGCCGAAGCAGCGAAAAACTACGTTTTCGGCGCCCTCTGCGCCTCCGGTTGGCATACCTGCGCCGGCTGGATGAAGACCTATATCGCCTACTGGAAAACCGAGGTTGCGCGGCTCGAAAGCGAGGGCATCACAGCCCCGAAGCTCGGTCCTTCGGCCGGCTTCAGAAAACTGCAATGGCTGAAACCGGTCTATGCCGGCGACAGCGTCACCTATTCCGTCGCGCTGACAGAGAGCCGCTCGCTCGCCTCGCGTCCCGGCACCTGGATCAACATGACCGTCTGTGACGGCGTCAATCAGCATGGCGAGGTGGTGATGCGCTACGAAGGCACTGTGCTGGAATTCGCTTGA
- a CDS encoding adenine phosphoribosyltransferase yields the protein MSSKNALSAAIRSIPDYPKPGIIFRDITTLLGDAVAFRQAVDELVAPYAGLGIDKIAGIEARGFILGGALAHQLRAGFVPIRKKGKLPHQTVRMAYSLEYGTDEMEIHVDAVRAGEKVILTDDLIATGGTAEGAVKLLRQLGAEIVSACFVIDLPDLGGRRKLEALGVEVRTLVEFSGH from the coding sequence ATGTCTTCCAAAAACGCTCTCTCCGCCGCCATCCGTTCCATCCCGGATTATCCGAAACCGGGCATCATCTTCCGCGACATCACCACGTTGCTCGGCGACGCCGTTGCCTTCAGGCAGGCGGTGGATGAGCTGGTGGCACCCTATGCGGGCCTGGGTATCGACAAGATCGCCGGCATCGAGGCGCGCGGCTTCATCCTCGGCGGCGCGCTGGCGCACCAGTTGAGAGCCGGTTTCGTGCCGATCCGCAAGAAGGGCAAGCTGCCGCACCAGACCGTTCGGATGGCCTACAGCCTCGAATACGGCACCGACGAGATGGAGATCCATGTGGATGCGGTGAGGGCCGGCGAGAAAGTGATCCTCACCGACGACCTGATCGCGACAGGCGGCACCGCGGAAGGTGCGGTAAAGCTGCTGCGTCAGCTTGGCGCCGAGATCGTCTCGGCCTGCTTCGTCATCGACCTGCCGGATCTCGGCGGTCGCCGGAAGCTCGAAGCGCTCGGCGTGGAAGTCAGAACGCTGGTCGAATTTTCAGGTCACTAA
- a CDS encoding cytochrome c1, with the protein MNKLVTSLVSLAFLAGMGVASAVAQENHAAAPAAEHAETPHFPIHHPKETDWSFAGPFGHYDKGQLQRGLKVYTEVCSACHSMRLVSFRTLEDLGYSEAQVKAFAANYKVQDGPNDEGEMFERTAVPSDHFPSPFPNTQAAAAANNGAAPPDMSLIAKARGVTRGFPQFVIDIFTQYQEGGPDYIHSLLTGYEQPPAGVEVAPGTHYNPYFASAAALAMAPPLSADQVTYDDGAPQTVDQYAKDISAFLMWAAEPHLEDRKRTGFMVMIFLVIFTGLIYLTKKSVYASKEH; encoded by the coding sequence ATGAACAAGCTTGTTACAAGCCTCGTCTCGCTGGCCTTTCTGGCGGGAATGGGCGTCGCCTCGGCCGTGGCGCAGGAAAATCACGCTGCGGCCCCGGCCGCGGAACATGCGGAAACGCCGCATTTTCCGATCCACCATCCCAAGGAAACCGACTGGAGCTTCGCGGGTCCTTTCGGCCATTATGACAAGGGCCAGCTCCAGCGCGGCCTGAAGGTCTATACGGAAGTCTGTTCCGCCTGCCACTCGATGCGTCTGGTCTCCTTCCGCACCCTGGAAGACCTCGGTTATTCGGAAGCCCAGGTGAAGGCGTTCGCGGCCAACTACAAGGTTCAGGACGGCCCGAACGACGAAGGCGAGATGTTCGAGCGCACCGCCGTTCCGTCCGACCACTTCCCGTCGCCCTTCCCGAACACCCAGGCTGCCGCTGCCGCCAACAACGGCGCAGCACCGCCGGACATGTCGCTGATCGCCAAAGCCCGCGGCGTGACCCGCGGTTTCCCGCAGTTCGTCATCGACATATTCACCCAGTACCAGGAAGGCGGACCGGATTACATCCATTCGCTGCTGACCGGCTACGAGCAACCGCCGGCCGGGGTCGAGGTTGCTCCGGGCACCCATTACAATCCGTATTTCGCCAGCGCCGCCGCGCTCGCCATGGCTCCGCCGCTCAGCGCCGACCAGGTGACCTATGACGACGGCGCGCCGCAGACGGTCGATCAGTATGCCAAGGATATCTCGGCCTTCCTGATGTGGGCTGCCGAGCCTCATCTCGAAGATCGCAAGCGCACCGGTTTCATGGTGATGATCTTCCTGGTGATCTTCACCGGCCTGATCTACCTGACCAAGAAGTCGGTCTATGCCAGCAAGGAACACTGA
- a CDS encoding cytochrome b, whose protein sequence is MSGHSTYQPSTGIEKWIDSRLPLPRMIHDSFISYPVPRNLNYAYTFGAMLSVMLIVQIITGVVLAMHYTASTGIAFDSVEKIMRDVNHGWLLRYMHANGASFFFVAVYLHIARGLYYGSYKAPREILWILGVVIYLLMMATGFMGYVLPWGQMSFWGATVITGFFSAFPLVGEWIQQFLLGGFAVDQPTLNRFFSLHYLLPFMIAGVVILHIWALHVTGQTNPTGVEVKTKTDTVAFTPYATMKDALGVSVFLIVYAWFIFYMPNYLGHPDNYIPADALKTPAHIVPEWYYLPFYAMLRAITFNVLFIDSKLGGVLVMFGSILILFFLPWLDTSKVRSAVYRPWYKLFFWLFVANAIMLGWLGSQPAEGIFTALSQIGTLYYFGFFLVIMPLLGLFETPRRIPNSITEAVLEKKNGKSAEARA, encoded by the coding sequence ATGAGCGGTCATTCCACATACCAGCCATCGACCGGCATCGAAAAGTGGATCGATTCGCGGCTTCCGCTGCCGCGCATGATCCATGACAGCTTCATCTCCTACCCCGTTCCCCGCAATCTGAACTATGCCTACACGTTCGGCGCCATGCTGTCGGTCATGCTGATCGTGCAGATCATCACCGGCGTGGTGCTCGCCATGCATTATACCGCTTCGACCGGCATCGCCTTCGACTCGGTCGAAAAGATCATGCGCGACGTGAACCATGGCTGGCTGCTGCGCTACATGCATGCCAACGGCGCCTCGTTCTTCTTCGTCGCCGTCTACCTGCATATCGCCCGTGGCCTCTATTACGGCTCCTACAAGGCACCCCGCGAAATCCTCTGGATCCTCGGCGTGGTGATCTACCTGCTGATGATGGCGACCGGCTTCATGGGCTACGTTCTGCCCTGGGGTCAGATGTCCTTCTGGGGCGCGACCGTCATCACCGGCTTCTTCTCGGCCTTCCCGCTGGTCGGCGAATGGATCCAGCAGTTCCTGCTCGGCGGCTTTGCCGTCGACCAGCCGACGCTGAACCGCTTCTTCTCGCTGCACTACCTGCTGCCCTTCATGATCGCCGGCGTCGTCATCCTGCACATCTGGGCCTTGCACGTCACCGGCCAGACCAACCCGACCGGCGTTGAGGTGAAGACCAAGACCGACACCGTCGCCTTCACGCCCTATGCGACGATGAAGGATGCGCTCGGCGTCTCCGTCTTCCTGATCGTCTACGCCTGGTTCATCTTCTATATGCCGAACTACCTCGGCCACCCGGACAATTACATCCCGGCCGACGCCTTGAAGACCCCCGCTCACATCGTTCCGGAATGGTACTACCTGCCGTTCTACGCCATGCTGCGCGCGATCACGTTCAATGTCCTCTTCATCGACTCCAAGCTTGGCGGCGTTCTGGTGATGTTCGGTTCGATCCTCATCCTGTTCTTCCTGCCCTGGCTCGACACGTCGAAGGTCCGCTCCGCCGTCTACCGTCCCTGGTACAAGCTGTTCTTCTGGCTGTTCGTTGCCAATGCGATCATGCTCGGCTGGCTCGGTTCCCAGCCGGCGGAAGGCATCTTCACCGCGCTGTCGCAGATCGGCACGCTGTACTACTTCGGCTTCTTCCTGGTGATCATGCCGCTGCTCGGCCTGTTCGAAACGCCGAGGCGCATTCCGAACTCCATCACGGAAGCGGTTCTTGAGAAAAAGAACGGCAAATCCGCCGAAGCCCGCGCCTGA
- the petA gene encoding ubiquinol-cytochrome c reductase iron-sulfur subunit, giving the protein MSEHDTHSETLGEPTRRDFLYLTTGMAGAVGAVSVAWPFIDQMRPDASTLALASIEVNVGALQPGMSLTVKWRGKPVFIRNRTPKEVEEANAVALADLKDPVARNANLPADAQASDIDRSAGQGKENWIVMIGSCTHLGCVPLGQSGDFGGWFCPCHGSHYDTAGRIRKGPAPQNLAIPNFAFASDTVIRIG; this is encoded by the coding sequence GTGAGCGAGCACGACACACATAGCGAAACACTGGGCGAGCCCACTCGCCGTGATTTCCTTTATCTGACCACCGGCATGGCCGGCGCTGTCGGCGCTGTATCTGTTGCCTGGCCCTTCATCGACCAGATGCGCCCGGACGCCTCGACGCTGGCGCTCGCCTCCATCGAAGTGAATGTCGGTGCTCTCCAGCCGGGCATGTCGCTGACCGTCAAGTGGCGCGGCAAGCCTGTCTTCATTCGCAACCGCACGCCGAAGGAAGTGGAAGAGGCGAATGCCGTGGCGCTGGCGGATCTCAAGGATCCCGTCGCCCGCAACGCCAATCTGCCAGCCGACGCGCAGGCAAGCGATATCGATCGTTCCGCCGGCCAGGGCAAGGAGAACTGGATCGTGATGATCGGTTCCTGCACCCATCTCGGCTGCGTTCCGCTCGGCCAGTCCGGCGATTTCGGCGGATGGTTCTGTCCGTGCCACGGCTCTCACTATGATACGGCGGGCCGTATCCGTAAGGGCCCGGCGCCGCAGAACCTCGCCATTCCGAATTTTGCATTTGCGTCCGACACAGTGATCAGGATCGGGTGA
- a CDS encoding endonuclease/exonuclease/phosphatase family protein produces MRQTLSVAICVIVSLVLMAIGTRYIHPHWILGTLYSLQLHAALGCVAAMVVALLVKRHFLVWLLFAATLLFVGHAVLMSRDFAASMTPAEVNAPTIKLMSFNILNDNFANAEDIVETIRSSGADLVNIMEAAPLRVYMDELAKTYPYRVGCGMLIEDCDQLMLSKVPIEAPTVQSLSEIFPDRFILAKVTVRGQTIHFVGMHTTKPYFDNFHSVELTRAALAISETSGPLLLSGDFNASSLAPNMRRFLRNADLATAGFEPATWPIRAGAFGVPIDHVYARAPLKIKSLTRIPQPHGSNHFGLIAEIAVTGQ; encoded by the coding sequence ATGAGACAAACACTATCGGTTGCCATCTGCGTCATCGTGTCGCTTGTGCTGATGGCGATCGGGACGCGTTACATACACCCCCACTGGATTTTGGGAACGCTTTACAGCCTGCAGCTGCACGCGGCACTCGGCTGCGTCGCGGCCATGGTCGTAGCCCTTCTCGTCAAGCGCCACTTTCTGGTCTGGCTGCTGTTCGCCGCCACGCTCCTCTTTGTCGGCCACGCGGTGCTGATGAGCCGCGACTTCGCCGCATCGATGACACCTGCGGAGGTGAATGCACCGACCATCAAGCTGATGTCCTTCAACATCCTCAACGACAATTTCGCCAATGCGGAAGACATCGTCGAAACGATCCGGTCGTCCGGCGCCGACCTGGTCAACATCATGGAAGCCGCCCCGCTCAGGGTCTATATGGACGAGCTGGCGAAGACCTATCCCTACCGGGTGGGCTGCGGCATGCTGATCGAGGATTGCGACCAGCTCATGCTATCGAAGGTGCCGATCGAAGCGCCGACGGTACAATCGCTCAGCGAGATCTTTCCGGATCGCTTTATCCTCGCCAAGGTGACCGTCCGCGGCCAAACGATCCATTTCGTCGGCATGCATACGACCAAGCCGTATTTCGACAATTTTCACTCCGTGGAACTGACCCGCGCCGCTCTCGCGATCAGCGAGACGAGCGGTCCCCTGCTGCTCTCGGGCGATTTCAACGCCTCGAGCCTGGCGCCGAACATGCGCCGGTTCCTCCGCAATGCCGACCTGGCGACTGCCGGCTTCGAGCCCGCCACCTGGCCGATCCGGGCGGGCGCGTTCGGCGTGCCGATCGACCATGTCTATGCGCGGGCGCCGCTCAAGATAAAGTCGCTGACCCGCATTCCCCAGCCGCACGGCTCCAACCACTTCGGGCTGATCGCCGAGATCGCCGTTACCGGACAGTGA